Genomic DNA from Oenanthe melanoleuca isolate GR-GAL-2019-014 chromosome 15, OMel1.0, whole genome shotgun sequence:
TAAGGATTTAAAACTCCTGTGATGCTGGCACTCCTCAGGAAGGAACTGAGGCTCACATTTAGCTCACCTTGTTATGGAATACACCACATTACCCTACTATCATGCTGGCATTGATACTCTAATCTCTTTGCATCTCCAGCTTAGCCCTCCTCTCCTTAAAAGCTCATTAGCAACTTTAGTTCTTCTCTGCATTATAACCTACCTCTCACTGCCCTTAATTACAGAAGAGCACAATCCCACTCTGTGTAGCTCCCCCCAGTAAGAGACAAAGGAGCTCGGTTTGCTCAGGAAtgacaaaagaaagaagatacCTCAGGCAGGTATTTTTGCCCCTCTGTGCAGGGAATTGGCTTTacagcccctctggagctggagtGGAGCAGCCCAAGACTCTGACCCACACATGTACCTTGTTCCTGCGCAGGAATTCCTCCTCTGGAATCAGGCTGTCCTCACTCTTCAGTTTCTTGGAGACGGGCTCATCCTCCATGGGCGGCGGGGGGTGAACCGGAGGCATCGGCGCCGGGGACGGGACCGGAGCCACgggaggagcagggacaaaGGCTGGAATGGATGGGGGACACACAGCACAACCCACAGTCACCCTCAGTGCACAGCAAACACCCCCTCACCACAAAAACGCtcagagaagagcagcacaggctgaaaaTAAATGCCACAATACATGGAGGAAGTTACAACCAACAGCAACATGCAAACTTCAAACATTCAGAGAGCTCTTATATTGGGAAGCATTCCAGGAAGAGATAACAAGGCATGAGAGCTTCCTGCAGATCTTGCAAAAAAAGAACACGCTCTCAGTTTGGCAGGCAGCGGTGCCAGCTCCTCCAGTTAgggaagaaaagatgaaaaaaaggaagaattgcTTCTTACATCATGCTTTTTAACTTCAAAGCACCTAATGAGGAAAAGGACCAGCAAACAGctttttctccagcagcagcagcttctgtaAGGAGCTGTAACCCCCACCGAGGTGCTGGCATCCTTAATTTTCACCCCAGGTTACTGGGGCCACATGATTCCCTGCATTTCATGGTGCAGGAAGAGCCTTGAGCCCAAAAGCAGGACCAGATAAGCCAAACTCTTAACACCACATAAGGCCTGCAGTCCCCGTTACACACCAGTACCAGGTGAAGCCCACTGTAAAGAACTGTGTGAGAATCccccaggaaagctgcagtgACTGACCTGTGGGGACGATCAtggggggcgggcgggggctcATGATGGGGGGCGCCGAGGGGGGCATGGGCACCACGTTGATGCGCGGGGTGTGGATGATGGGAGGCATGGGGGTGGCGATGACGGAGCCCGGCGGCAGCCGCACCACGGACGTCATGGGGGGACGGGGCATGACGGGCACGGCGGAAACCACGGCGGCACGGACGGGAGGGGGCATCTGGGGAGAGAAGGTGGATTTCCTCAGCAGGAATGCCCAGGGCTGGCCACAACCCCAGTTAAAATAACAGGGAAAAACAGAACCAcgggctctgctgcccagagATTTGCAGGGAGCCTTAGTGGCCCCACCAGATGGGCAACCCAAGCTGCTCTGAACAGACACAGAAGCCTCATTAACAGATTAAAGGGgtcctccttccctccccacttTGCCACCTCCAGGCACTTAATTCCTTTGCTAAACTGCTGTTTGGGACTCACAGCAAATCCCTTCTTATCTTGGGCTGCTTTTGTCCACCATCACTCTACCCCTACATAGGCCCCCAGCCATCCCTTTCTTAGCCATATTCTCTGCCTCCAAGATCCCACTGCCCAGCTGATCCCAGTCTTTTTGGTACCTCTAGGGTAAAAACCCCACCTAAGTATTATACTCCATTTTTAACAGCAAGTTCTTCTAATGTTTCCAAATTGCTCTTAAACAACAAACTTTCCCAAAATCCTCTTCTGTGCCAGCACCCTTGCCCTCCATCAGGACCCCTCCTAATTAACTACAGCCCCAGTAATTGGCTTCTGAGAGCCCAAACACTCACAGTGGGTGGCCGAGGTACAGATGTGATGGGCTGGGCGctggcaggggggttggagGCTGAGGAAGGAGGGGGTGGCTGGGGTATCTCATTGGGTTTGCTGGGCCCGATCTTCTCCTTGCTGTCATCCTCTGGCACCAGTCCTTTGGCCTTGTGGATGGCTTCAATTTGCTCTTGCAGAGTGATATTGGCCTGAGCAGCCTGCTGTGTGCGGGCCATGCTGCCCGAGTGGCCATCCCAGGTCACCTGAGAgagtaaaataaatcagattaaTCCAACCTGGCCAGACTGCAAAGAAATCCAGAGAGCAGCttgatagaaagaaaaaaattcaacacTTTTGTGTCTCTGAGCATTCACAATGCTTCAGGGAcctattattaaaaaaaaccccaattaaacaaaaattcccaatttctACTCTACCTTTTCCTCTGGTTTCTGGATCTCTTCTTCACCAATCTTTTTACCAATGGCAGTCTCTTCTACACCAAAGATATCAGTACGACGCTCAGCCAGCTGCTTCAGGCTGCTCTCAATATCCAAACCTGAGGGGAAAAGAGCAATTCTTATCTCAAGGAATATAACCAAGCCCCTCTTCCTGATCTCTGTATTATTTGATACCCAGTGGCCAAGTGATGCTCTTTTTACACGGAATATtctgagttagaagggaccaCAAGGACCATCAAAATCCAACTTCTgtccccttccttttttttttttttttttttttgaaagatacTGGCCAGCAACAGCTGACAAACATACCCATGTCATAATCACAGAGAGCTACATTTCAGCCAGCCCTGATCAGTGAGGGACTGTGCAATCAATGCTCAGGCTGACCTGGGGCATAGACCTCGTCATCACTCTGCTTCTCCCGGATGGATCGATCCCGCTGCTCCAGCCACCGTGGATCCAGGAGCCCAATCCTCATGTGCTCCTGCATTTTACTGGCAGGAATCTTTTCTCCAGTGATGGGAGACACCAGGTACTCATCCGGAGCCGGGGCGGGCGGTAACGGTTTTGAGGCTAGAAGAACAAAACCACAGTGTTGGCTCAGTCTGGAAACAAACAGTTTGGGATtcttcaggaagaaataaaggTGGCTTTTTAGTTTGGTTCACCTTTGGGATCGTAATCTTTCCGCACAATGACCTGATCTGGTGTGGGAGGGAGTGGGGGAGGCATCGGAGTttctggaggaggaggaacctTCTGaccttcatcttcatcatctgATCCCttattgaaaaggaaataaaaatcataacCAACTTCCAGTGGTCAAATTCCTTTGAGAGACATTAAACACTACACAGTGCTGGAAGAATGGATTATGCAGCTTCAAAGCAATGGAGCTGCTTTGGACATCTATGGCATAGTGGTTCCTCTGGACCATGATTCAGAAATTCAGCAGCCCCAGAAGAGGAAGCAAATATTCCTCAGCTTCCACATTACAGCAGCCTTGCAGGCAGGGGCTTACAGTTAACCACACTCTTGTTCCCTGTTACCAGAAAAGAGCTTACAGTGGGCAGAGCTAAGATGAGTCATCTTTCAGTGATCCAGACTCTGGGCACAAAAAAGCCTGAAAGatttaaaaccacagaaatataaaatccACACCACTGGGCGCCAAAATTATTGGATTTCTCTCTTTGAACTTGTATTGCCGtggcaaatttttaaaaacagcaatacTACAGCAGTAACAGGTTGTTTGGAGATTTCATCAGAGGGAAATTTCATTTCCTCAAGAAATTGAAGAACTATTTACAGTGAAAGTGGGGATCATCACAAACCACAGGAACTTTAGGGAACAAAATCCTATTGTCCAGTTACCTCATCCATATCCTGCACTTGTGTGTCCTgatccagctgggctggaggctcATCtgctttctcttgcttttcatcttcctcatcTGATTCCACCTCCATCTCCACCTCCTCACTTTCCCCAAACTTCTCATAACGCTCCTGGATCAGGATTCGAGCTCCCAGCTCTTCTGGAGTGGTGGGAGGAGGGAAATTCCCTAcaatgcagaaaacaaagcttCTGTTTCTCTATCCCATGTCATTACTCATCACACACTGACAGAAATACCAATTCTTGAACAAAAAGCAGTGGCAGCAAAATCCTTGGCAGCCAGTGGATGTGGAAGGGAATGGATGGAATCTATACAAACACCAGCATGACACATGGAGATAAACTGACTTATAATTGGAAGCACTACTAGAAAGTGGCACAAGCTACACGGAGACTACTGCAGTCCTGGACTTCCTTCAAGGAGAACATCAGTgactccagaaaaaaagaacagccCTGCAAAATGTCAGTGTAAGGCTTTTCCCCTCAAGGATAAAAGGCTGTAAACCCCAATGTTTGCCTAAAAATGGCACTTCAAGACACATTTCCTGCACAAAGGGGGCAGTTTCATAGAGGTGACAGCATTTAATATCAGTACCTTGCTCGTTGGGCTGGAAGTCAACTGTTTCCACAACCACAAAGTCGTGCCAGTCAATCTGGGCATAAGCAACAcgctccttctccttctcctcctcttccttctttctctctcgCTCCTGGAACTTGGCCCACTCCACTCTGTAATAGACCTGCAGGAGCAGACAGAGCACAAATGAAAGGAAGAACAGCTGGAGCAGTGTCAGGCTGGagatcagggaaaggttcttcccccagagaaTGCTGGGCACAacccaggctccccagggaatgggcacagccccgaggagtcccaggagcatttggacagcgctgccagggatggacagggtgggattgttggggtgtctgtgcagggacaggggttggacttgatggtgGGATCCTTCCCACTCAGGAAATTCCAGGATTCCACCTTGTAAGCACTTGCAAAAGGGGTTGTGCAGTATCTCTGTGCTGCCTCAAACTACCCCCAATACAAACACCACCTGCAGTTTAAAGCAACTTTGAGCCCCTGTACTTGAGTGACAGCAAATGACACATCCGtttcattttctatttgttGCCAACAAgccaaaaacataaaaagagaaacaatttaaaatataactAAAACGCTTCAGcttttttgcaaaatttttctGCAATACCTGATCCAGGACTTCCTTGGGATTTTCTGCCTCCTTCTTGAGCTTGAGGAGCAAACCCTTCGGTGGGATCAAGATCTGAAACACATTTTGCATGACAGTTGGTGACAATTCTTTGTGCCAAAGCCTCTTTCTGAGCAATTATTCTCTTTCCACACTGCTAAAAATACCAGCAGACCCCTAGGGCTATATCCCATTTATTCTACTGCAGCACTCTCATTACTTACTGCTCATCCCTGCACTTCAAAACACTCACTTGTGGCCTTCCAATTATTctccagattaaaaaaacccgACCTTTACTGAGATTACCGTAGTGTGTGGTACATTTAGGTGACAGCCcactgtgttcagcacaaaatCCACTCTGAAGGGCAGGATTTAAAGGATGGATTCCTGGATCTGTATTTCCAGCCCTCCAAGCTCATTCCTGCTGTGGAAGGAATCACCCTGCCCGGAGTACCTTTGTGTACTGCTCCACCAGCTTGGTGAAGTAGTTgaacaggctgtgctgggggcgAAGGAAATCAAACTGGTAattcctctgctccttctgcatGAGCTGGGTGAGGAACTGCCTCCCGTTGCGGGCCACGAACTGCGCCGTGAGCTTCACCACGTCCAGGTCGAAGGCCGAGATGGACGGAGGGTCCGCGATGAACTCGAACTCGGGCGGGGGCTCCTTGGGAACCACGGTCTCCTGGATCACCTGCGcctgcacctgcagggacaAGGACACAGGCTCAGGGACTTCCTCACCAAACGCTCAGTCTGCCATCCTGGCAGGTGCAAGGATGAGAAACCATCAGGTATAATTTAATAGTGTTAAAATACTGCTCCAATAGCAAACAAATCTGGGAAATATCAGGACTTTGCTATAGCCCTCCCAGGGCCACCAACACCACAGTGTGGCTGCTGGCCATGCCAAGCATTGAAAAGCCCTGGATTCACTCCATGCCCTTTTCCCACCCAGTATGTTTAAAGGCTGAACAAGGTGAGCAGCATTTTGCACCCCATGTTTTAAGTGGAGTTCATCCTTCTGGCAGGAAAAGTTTCTACAGAATAGAACTCCAGGGGATTCCCAAGGCTTGCCTCTGCCACACCCAGTCCAAGTGATCCTTAGTGTAAGTATTTTGTCAGTCAATAGAGAGCTAAACTTAATTCAAATGGACCAATTAAACTGTATACTGGCAGTTTCTAACAACTTTGAGTTACCAGCACCTGGGAGATGCACACCTGCATCAAAACAAAGCCCCAGACACTCAACTCCAAGCCTTTTACTGCTGGCATTTTGACAAGTGTATAACCAACTGCTCTCTCTTGGCTTTTGAGCTTCCTTCCCTCTCTACCCAAGGCTGTAACACCCCTCCAAAGTGGCCAAATTCTTCCCCAAAGTGATGAAAAGGAACACTCACCttctgtgggagctgctgctgggcactctgctgctgctgcatgacCTTGGGGATGGCAGCTGAGGGCTCCTGGGCTTTGCCCTCCTTGAACTCGCTGACCTTGTGCCGGTAGTAGGCATGGTAAGGGTCGTTGGGGTTCAAGAAGTTGAACTTGGGgttatttatttcattctgaCGAATTCGGGCTTCAAATTCTGGACCATTTCTGGGGAGCAACAGGAAAAATTGTTTAGGTCACCAACAAAGTGTAAATGTCTCTTTCAGATGTGTTGAGGCATCAGCCTCTTGGAAGATCATTTTCTCTCACAGGAAGGAGTTTTTCTCAGTAGCTCACACCCAGCTGGACACACACAAGTTAGAGGCAACTGTCACCCTAATTTTGTCTTTAATGTCAATATTAAGAATTCACACTCACAAGTCTTTGACAGTCACATCTGTCTGCACTCAAAGGTCATTTCCACCACTCTTTATGAAACATGAAATTCACATGTTACTTACCACATCAATTTTACCTGGTCTATTAACAATTTTCAAGACTAATTTCAGTTCCAGAATGAtcatataaggaaaaaaagcaggtaACCATCAGCCTGTGCAGGGACTGATCACCCCAGCCAGAGTGCTGCACTTAGGGGCCCCAAGCCAGGTAacatcccctccctccacccAAAAGCATGAGCCAGCTATTCCAAGGCAGTTTGAGAAAATTCCCAGCTGCCACAGGGTGTTCCTGTTCATATTCTCTGGATATCTCCCAGTCTCATTTAAACATTCCACCTCCTCCAAAAGAGGAGGTTTCTATAATCCCAAAGGATAAACACAGTCCCTTCCTTATGCTCAGAAGCAGCCAACACTCCTTGGCAGCACTTTAGAGATGAGTTACACAATAAGGGTTTGACTGGAGCAGCATTTAGTAATTCTCTAAAACCCACCACATTTTAGCACTAAAATACAGCCATGACTCCTGTACCAAGGCTCCCTTTGCACCTGGAATTTGGTTTCCCTTCAGATCATTCACAACAGGCCCTGTTACTCCATTACTGCAGCACCCGTTGCACATCTGAacaatgattttatttatttactacCAGTTTCTCTAGGAAAGAGAATATTGTTGCTTCTTTTCCAGTCTCACTGGTACATCCTCAATCCTTAAAAATCCTTCatgcaaaaccacaaaaccaggACCTGCTTcagcctctggagctgcactgaACAGCAGAAGCATGAAAATCCCAGGAAAGAGAAACACCAACAGTGTCAATTACCTGGCTACAAAGCTGGCAGTCTTGTCCACAATATTCCTGACCTCTGGAGGAGGGTAAATAATTCCCACCACAGGCTTGGCTGGTGCTGCTTCCTCTTTTGGCTCCTCTTCTGGCTGTAATAAAGAtggtttcattttaaaaagtgaaggGGTGTCAGGATTGGGCATTCCAAACACAATGCCAATGGCCCACAGGAACATTTagccatcctcctcctcagcccaTCCATCACTGAACTGGTTGAACAATCTGGATCATCCATCCCACCAATTCCTTGGTTTTTTAGGGTGAAAGACATCCTCCTTCTGCCTctcaggggcagggacagcaggacaaggaaaCCTCAATGGGAACCAAAACA
This window encodes:
- the SF3A1 gene encoding splicing factor 3A subunit 1, producing MPAGPVQAVPPAQPAPPAESKPPEEEPKEEAAPAKPVVGIIYPPPEVRNIVDKTASFVARNGPEFEARIRQNEINNPKFNFLNPNDPYHAYYRHKVSEFKEGKAQEPSAAIPKVMQQQQSAQQQLPQKVQAQVIQETVVPKEPPPEFEFIADPPSISAFDLDVVKLTAQFVARNGRQFLTQLMQKEQRNYQFDFLRPQHSLFNYFTKLVEQYTKILIPPKGLLLKLKKEAENPKEVLDQVYYRVEWAKFQERERKKEEEEKEKERVAYAQIDWHDFVVVETVDFQPNEQGNFPPPTTPEELGARILIQERYEKFGESEEVEMEVESDEEDEKQEKADEPPAQLDQDTQVQDMDEGSDDEDEGQKVPPPPETPMPPPLPPTPDQVIVRKDYDPKASKPLPPAPAPDEYLVSPITGEKIPASKMQEHMRIGLLDPRWLEQRDRSIREKQSDDEVYAPGLDIESSLKQLAERRTDIFGVEETAIGKKIGEEEIQKPEEKVTWDGHSGSMARTQQAAQANITLQEQIEAIHKAKGLVPEDDSKEKIGPSKPNEIPQPPPPSSASNPPASAQPITSVPRPPTMPPPVRAAVVSAVPVMPRPPMTSVVRLPPGSVIATPMPPIIHTPRINVVPMPPSAPPIMSPRPPPMIVPTAFVPAPPVAPVPSPAPMPPVHPPPPMEDEPVSKKLKSEDSLIPEEEFLRRNKGPVTVKVQVPNMQDKTEWKLNGQVLVFTLPLSDQVSVIKVKIHEATGMPAGKQKLQYEGIFIKDSNSLAYYNMTSGSLIHLALKERGGRKK